Proteins co-encoded in one Uloborus diversus isolate 005 chromosome 9, Udiv.v.3.1, whole genome shotgun sequence genomic window:
- the LOC129229467 gene encoding ubiquitin-conjugating enzyme E2 N-like gives MAGVTRRILKETQRLLSDPVPGISAVPDESNARYFHVLVAGPEGSPFEGGIFKLELFLPEDYPMCPPKVRFITKIYHPNIDKLGRICLDILKDNWSPALQIRTVLLSIQALLSAPNPDDPLANDVAEQWKYNKQDAIEIAREWTMIYAKK, from the coding sequence ATGGCTGGTGTTACTCGTCGCATTTTGAAGGAAACACAGCGTTTGTTGTCGGATCCCGTCCCAGGCATTAGTGCGGTCCCCGATGAAAGTAACGCAAGATATTTTCACGTTTTAGTTGCCGGACCCGAGGGATCCCCCTTCGAAGGCGGGATTTTTAAACTGGAACTGTTTTTACCTGAAGACTACCCTATGTGTCCCCCTAAAGTAAGGTTTATCACCAAAATCTACCACCCTAACATTGACAAGCTTGGCCGCATTTGCCTGgatattttaaaagataactggagTCCTGCTCTGCAAATAAGAACTGTACTTCTTTCTATTCAAGCACTTCTCAGTGCCCCCAATCCAGATGATCCTTTGGCGAACGACGTTGCCGAACAGTGGAAATATAACAAACAGGATGCTATCGAAATTGCTAGAGAGTGGACAATGATTTATGcaaagaaataa